A window from Citrus sinensis cultivar Valencia sweet orange chromosome 3, DVS_A1.0, whole genome shotgun sequence encodes these proteins:
- the LOC102607357 gene encoding transcription repressor MYB5-like has product MRNPSSSSSSDGTKKITPCCSKVGIKKGPWTPEEDEILSNYIKREGEGQWRTLPKRAGLLRCGKSCRLRWMNYLRPSIKRGHIAPDEEDLILRLHRLLGNRWSLIAGRIPGRTDNEIKNYWNTRLRKKLISQGINPTTHKPLIFNQVVHDQLASSSSTSNPNTPSLEIMEEAGVSSTHQAAATNFTTNYNIPIDGGFMMGSLLPSSHGHGHNCIGDYIDNCDEDTFSSFLDSLVNDDDFMNHINEQQQQSSVSSYNNIGTIDWEFADVLSTKVGSDDQHGAAASLNDQL; this is encoded by the exons atgagaAACCCATCATCTTCATCGTCTTCTGACGGTACAAAGAAGATTACGCCATGTTGTAGCAAAGTGGGTATCAAGAAAGGGCCATGGACTCCGGAGGAAGATGAAATCTTATCAAATTACATCAAGAGAGAAGGCGAAGGCCAGTGGCGTACCCTGCCGAAGCGTGCAGGGCTGCTTCGTTGTGGCAAGAGCTGCCGTCTCAGGTGGATGAACTATCTCCGTCCATCTATAAAGCGCGGCCACATCGCTCCCGATGAAGAGGATCTCATTCTTCGCCTGCACCGCTTGCTTGGTAACAG gtGGTCTTTGATAGCTGGAAGAATCCCAGGAAGGACGGATAATGAGATCAAGAATTATTGGAATACACGTCTTAGAAAGAAGCTCATTAGTCAAGGGATTAATCCAACAACCCACAAGCCATTAATATTTAACCAAGTAGTTCATGATCAACttgcatcatcatcatcaacttcAAACCCTAATACTCCTTCTTTAGAGATTATGGAAGAAGCTGGTGTCAGCAGTACTCACCAAGCAGCAGCAACAAATTTCACGACTAATTATAATATCCCTATTGATGGTGGATTCATGATGGGGTCATTATTACCAAGTAGTCATGGTCATGGACACAACTGCATTGGAGATTATATCGACAACTGTGACGAGGATACATTCTCTTCATTTCTCGATTCTCTGGTTAATGATGACGATTTCATGAATCATATCAATGAACAGCAGCAGCAGTCAAGCGTTTCCAGCTACAATAATATTGGCACCATTGATTGGGAATTCGCTGATGTCCTATCCACAAAGGTGGGTTCAGATGATCAACATGGTGCTGCAGCCAGCTTGAATGATCAACTTTGA
- the LOC102625628 gene encoding probable glycosyltransferase At5g03795 isoform X1, with protein sequence MANNSSLILYFSRNRGLFKTFFFIPTTLALLSTFFILFYISTTSHLFFNHHQRHHRHKLTPFILKNNPLPPPLKSSPVLVSLLNVSNNSHGDGRVRNQRSVNVPMEANGNSVNKEVFHDRDIFLEDYKQMNRSFRVYVYPHRRNDPFANVLLPVDFEPRGNYASESYFKKAFMKSHFVTKDPSKADLFFLPFSIARMRHDRRIGTEGIPDFISHYIFNISQKYPYWNRTGGADHFYVACHSIGRSAMQKAWEVKLNAIQVVCSSSYFISGHIAHKDVSLPQIWPRQEDPPKLGSSKRNKLAFFAGAVNSPVREKLLQVWRNDSEIYAHSGRLKTPYADELLGSKFCLHVKGFEVNTARIADSLYYGCVPVIIANHYDLPFADVLNWKSFSIVVATLDIPLLKKILKGISSEEYLLLQSYVLKVRKHFQWHVFPSDYDAFYMVMYELWLRRSSVRVQWSTSLDSNW encoded by the exons ATGGCTAATAACTCTTCATTGATCCTCTATTTCTCTCGCAACCGTGGCTTATTCAAAACCTTCTTCTTCATTCCCACAACATTGGCTCTCTTATCCactttctttattcttttttatatttccacTACTTCCCATCTCTTCTTCAATCACCACCAACGCCATCATCGACACAAGCTCACTccttttattctaaaaaacaACCCCCTGCCGCCACCACTCAAGTCCTCGCCAGTCCTAGTGTCACTTCTCAACGTGTCTAACAACAGCCACGGTGATGGAAGAGTGAGGAATCAACGGTCTGTGAATGTTCCGATGGAAGCTAATG GAAACAGTGTGAATAAGGAGGTGTTCCATGACAGAGATATCTTTTTGGAAGATTATAAACAAATGAATAGGAGCTTTAGGGTATATGTTTATCCTCATCGTCGAAATGATCCTTTTGCAAATGTACTCTTGCCTGTGGATTTTGAACCCCGTGGTAATTATGCTAGTGAAAGTTACTTTAAGAAGGCTTTCATGAAGAGCCATTTTGTCACGAAGGATCCATCCAAAGCAGATCTTTTCTTCTTGCCTTTCTCCATTGCAAGGATGCGGCATGATCGTAGAATTGGTACAGAGGGTATTCCAGATTTTATCAGTCATTACATCTTCAATATTAGTCAGAAGTACCCTTATTGGAATCGGACTGGTGGGGCTGATCATTTTTATGTTGCTTGTCATTCCATTGGAAGGTCTGCCATGCAAAAAGCATGGGAAGTGAAACTCAATGCCATCCAAGTTGTGTGCTCGTCAAGCTATTTTATATCAGGACACATAGCTCATAAGGATGTCTCTTTGCCTCAAATTTGGCCAAGACAAGAAGATCCCCCAAAGCTTGGTTCGTCAAAAAG GAATAAGCTTGCCTTTTTTGCTGGAGCTGTCAACTCCCCAGTACGCGAGAAGCTTCTTCAAGTTTGGAGAAATGACTCTGAGATTTATGCGCACTCTGGTCGGCTCAAAACACCCTATGCTGATGAGCTACTTGGAAGCAAGTTTTGTCTGCATGTCAAGGGCTTTGAAGTGAACACAGCTCGTATAGCAGATTCACTGTATTATGGTTGCGTTCCTGTGATTATTGCAAACCACTACGATCTTCCATTCGCTGACGTACTAAATTGGAAGAGCTTCTCTATTGTTGTGGCCACTTTAGATATCCCATTACTGAAGAAAATTCTGAAAGGGATCAGCTCGGAAGAATATTTATTGTTACAAAGCTACGTGTTAAAGGTGCGAAAACATTTCCAATGGCATGTTTTCCCCAGTGATTACGATGCTTTTTACATGGTTATGTATGAGTTGTGGCTTCGGCGAAGTTCTGTCAGAGTTCAATGGAGTACTTCCCTTGATTCCAATTGGTAA
- the LOC102625356 gene encoding T-complex protein 1 subunit alpha — protein sequence MAISSQTLDILGERQAGQDVRTQNVMACQAVANIVKSSLGPVGLDKMLVDDIGDVTITNDGATILKMLEVEHPAAKVLVELAELQDREVGDGTTSVVIVAAELLKRANDLVRNKIHPTSIISGYRLAMREACKYVNEKLAVKVEKLGKDSLVNCAKTSMSSKLIGGDSDFFANLVVEAVQAVKMTNQRGEVKYPIKGINILKAHGKSARDSYFLNGYALNAFRAAQGMPLRVAPAKIACLDFNLQKTKMQLGVQVLVTDPRELEKIRQREADMTKERIEKLLKAGANVILTTKGIDDMALKYFVEAGAIAVRRVRKEDMRHIAKATGATMVSTFADMEGEETFDSSLLGSADEVVEERVADDDVIMIKGTKTTSAVSLILRGANDYMLDEMERALHDAICTVKRTLESNTVVAGGGAVESALSVYLEYLATTLGSREQLALAEFAESLLIIPKVLAVNAAKDATELVAKLRAYHHAAQTKADKKHLSSMGLDLAKGTIRNNLEAGVIEPAMSKVKIIQFATEAAITILRIDDMIKLMKDESQNEE from the exons ATGGCTATTTCATCGCAAACGCTTGATATTCTAGGTGAACGCCAAGCCGGCCAAGATGTTCGCACTCAAAACG TGATGGCGTGTCAAGCAGTTGCTAACATTGTTAAATCCTCACTCGGTCCTGTTGGACTCGACAAG ATGCTTGTTGATGATATTGGTGATGTAACAATAACTAATGACGGTGCTACAATTCTGAAGATGTTAGAAGTTGAGCATCCGGCTGCCAAG GTACTTGTGGAGTTGGCTGAGCTTCAAGATAGGGAAGTTGGAGATGGAACTACATCAGTGGTTATTGTCGCTGCGGAGTTGCTGAAG AGGGCTAATGATCTGGTTCGGAATAAGATTCACCCAACATCTATTATCAGTGGATACAGA CTTGCAATGAGGGAAGCATGCAAGTATGTTAACGAAAAGTTGGCAGTGAAG GTGGAAAAGCTTGGAAAAGATTCTTTGGTAAATTGTGCCAAGACAAGCATGTCCTCAAAGTTGATTGGTGGTGACAGCGACTTCTTTGCTAATTTG GTTGTAGAAGCAGTTCAAGCAGTAAAGATGACTAATCAACGAGGTGAAGTCAAGTACCCAATCAAG GGGATCAATATTTTGAAAGCTCATGGCAAAAGTGCCAGAGATAGCTACTTTCTAAATGGGTATGCTCTTAACGCTTTTCGTGCTGCTCAAGGAATGCCTCTTAGAGTTGCCCCTGCAAAGATTGCCTGTCTTGACTTTAATCTCCAGAAGACAAAAATGCAATTGGGTGTCCAAGTCTTAGTCACCGATCCGAGAGAACTTGAGAAAATTCGTCAAAG AGAAGCTGATATGACGAAGGAACGTATTGAGAAACTTCTGAAAGCTGGAGCCAATGTTATTCTGACAACAAAAGGCATCGATGACATGGCACTGAAG TACTTTGTGGAGGCTGGGGCTATTGCTGTTAGACGTGTTCGGAAGGAGGATATGCGACACATTGCCAAGGCAACTGGTGCAACTatg GTTTCAACATTCGCTGACATGGAAGGGGAGGAAACATTTGATTCGTCACTTCTTGGATCTGCTGATGAAGTGGTAGAAGAGCGTGTTGCCGATGATGATGTGATTATGATAAAGGGGACTAAAACTACAAGTGCG GTTTCCTTGATACTTAGAGGAGCAAATGACTATATGCTTGATGAGATGGAGAGAGCCCTGCATGATGCTATATGTACTGTCAAGAGGACCCTTGAATCCAACACG GTGGTGGCAGGTGGAGGTGCAGTTGAGTCTGCCTTGTCTGTCTATTTGGAATACCTAGCTACAACGCTAGGATCCCGAGAGCAGTTGGCACTTGCTGAGTTTGCTGAATCTTTATTAATCATACCAAAG GTGCTTGCTGTAAATGCTGCTAAGGATGCGACTGAGTTGGTTGCAAAACTACGGGCCTACCACCATGCTGCACAAACGAAGGCTGATAAAAAACACTTGTCTAG CATGGGACTGGATCTTGCAAAGGGGACCATTCGTAACAACTTGGAAGCTGGAGTCATAGAGCCTGCAATGAGCAAAGTGAAAATTATTCAG TTTGCAACGGAAGCAGCAATCACAATTCTTCGTATTGATGATATGATCAAGCTTATGAAAGATGAAAGTCAGAATGAAGAGTAG
- the LOC102626107 gene encoding protein EMBRYO SAC DEVELOPMENT ARREST 30 isoform X1 produces MVFKSKIKWVALFVLALSMGSLLVHLSITKFSAAGLVQYSPLAALRQDFGSLIGTQLLSLVMLQGSRSKKLWGNVKAFESLQPYANPRTNYPAPNEENNGFIYAKVFGGFEKIRSSICDLVTISRLLNATLVIPEIQESLRSKGISYKFKSFSYLYNEEQFIASLARDVIIVKSLPENLKAARKRNEFPTFKPKVSTSPNYYIQEVLPKLKRTQVIGLILTDGGCLQSILPPSMSELQRLRCRVAFHALQFRPEIEILGRLMVERLRAWGQPFLAYHPGLVRETLAYHGCAELFQDVHTELIQYQRAQMIRQGIVNEELSVDSHLRRDNGSCPLMPEEVGILLRAMGYPPKTIIYLAGSETFGGQRVLIPLRAMFSNLVDRTSLCSQKEFSDLIGPETSLPRDLFQPPPAKSEKQLKEEWNKAGPRPRPLPPPPDRPIYLHEKEGWYGWITESDTEPSPSAMDLRNQAHRLLWDALDYIVSVEADAFFPGFHNDGSKWPDFASLVMGQRLYESAASRTYRPDRKLLAELFNITRENMYHPKHNWTVSVKEHLNRSLDENGFIRQSLFSKPVSFLSHPLPECSCRTSSATVPNELKGKGGRFLYGGEDECPKWIQRGQEAGSLELAGGKTDESESSDYDELPESDDGDSKNGTTLVFDRDEEWDPND; encoded by the exons ATGGTTTTTAAATCTAAGATCAAATGGGTAGCTTTATTCGTGCTGGCTTTGTCGATGGGATCTCTTTTGGTGCATCTTTCTATCACAAAGTTTTCGGCAGCGGGATTGGTTCAGTACAGTCCATTGGCTGCCCTTCGCCAGGATTTTGGTTCTTTGATTGGTACCCAG CTATTGAGTTTGGTAATGTTGCAGGGCAGTAGGAGCAAAAAGTTGTGGGGGAATGTGAAGGCTTTCGAGTCCTTGCAACCTTATGCAAATCCTAGGACCAACTATCCTG CTCCAAATGAAGAGAACAATGGTTTCATCTATGCAAAAGTTTTTGGTGGCTTTGAGAAGATAAGATCTTCG ATCTGTGATCTTGTCACCATATCCAGGCTTTTAAATGCTACACTTGTCATTCCAGAGATTCAAGAAAGTCTTCGCTCAAAGGGAATCAG TTACAAGTTCAAGAGTTTTTCCTATCTTTACAATGAGGAGCAATTCATAGCATCACTCGCTAGAGATGTGATTATCGTGAAGAGTCTCCCTGAAAATTTGAAGGCAGCAAGGAAGAGGAATGAGTTCCCAACGTTTAAGCCCAAAGTTTCCACTTCTCCAAATTATTATATCCAAGAAGTTTTACCAAAATTAAAGAGAACACAAGTTATTGGGTTGATTCTTACTGATGGAGGATGCCTGCAG TCAATTCTTCCACCTAGCATGTCTGAGCTTCAGAGGCTTAGATGCAGGGTTGCCTTCCATGCACTCCAGTTTCGTCCTGAAATTGAGATTCTTGGCAGGCTGATGGTGGAGAG GTTACGAGCATGGGGCCAACCTTTTCTAGCTTATCATCCTGGCTTGGTGAGAGAAACCTTGGCATATCATGGTTGTGCAGAACTCTTCCAG GATGTTCACACTGAACTCATACAATATCAAAGGGCACAGATGATCAGACAAGGAATTGTTAATGAAGAACTAAGTGTTGACTCACACTTGCGTAGAGATAATGGTTCATGCCCCCTAATGCCTGAAGAA GTTGGAATTCTACTTCGAGCAATGGGCTATCCTCCTAAAACAATTATATACCTTGCAGGTTCTGAAACTTTTGGCGGTCAACGTGTTCTAATCCCTCTACGAGCCATGTTTTCCAATTTAGTGGATCGCACTTCCTTGTGCAGCCAGAAAGAGTTTTCTGACCTCATTGGTCCTGAAACATCTCTACCTCGAGATCTTTTCCAACCACCTCCTGCCAAAAGTGAGAAACAACTTAAAGAAGAGTGGAATAAGGCTGGTCCTCGGCCTCGGCCCCTTCCACCACCTCCCGATAGACCCATTTATCTACATGAAAAGGAAGGTTGGTATGGTTGGATCACTGAGAGTGACACAGAACCAAGTCCTTCGGCCATGGATCTGAGGAATCAAGCCCACAGGTTGCTCTGGGATGCTCTTGATTATATAGTCTCAGTGGAAGCTGACGCATTCTTTCCTGGTTTTCACAACGATGGAAGTAAATGGCCTGATTTCGCAAGCTTGGTCATGGGACAGCGACTTTATGAGAGTGCTGCTTCTAGAACATATCGACCAGACAG AAAACTTCTTGCGGAACTTTTTAACATTACTCGTGAAAATATGTACCATCCGAAGCATAACTGGACGGTTTCAGTGAAAGAACATCTGAATAGAAGCTTGGATGAGAATGGGTTTATTAGGCAATCCCTGTTTTCGAAACCAGTCTCATTCCTTTCGCACCCTCTTCCTGAATGTTCCTGTAGAACTTCATCTGCAACGGTTCCAAATGAATTAAAAGGTAAGGGTGGGCGATTCTTGTATGGAGGTGAAGATGAGTGCCCCAAATGGATACAGCGTGGGCAGGAAGCTGGTTCGTTGGAGTTAGCAGGTGGAAAAACTGATGAGAGTGAATCATCAGACTATGATGAACTGCCAGAATCTGATGATGGTGACAGCAAAAATGGTACAACTTTAGTCTTTGATCGAGATGAGGAATGGGATCCTAATGACTAG
- the LOC102626406 gene encoding syntaxin-132 translates to MNDLLGGSFELPRDQSSRGGDIELGAQMNSGELGLENFFKKVQDIDKEYEKLEKLLKKLQGAHEESKSVTKAPAMKAIKKRMEKDVDEVGKISRFIKSKIEELDRENLTSRQKPGCGKGTGVDRSRTATTLGLKKKFKDKMGEFQVLRENIHQEYREVVERRVYTVTGKRADEETIDQLIETGDSEQIFQKAIQEQGRGQIMDTLAEIQERHDAVRDLERKLLELQQIFLDMAVLVDAQGDMLDNIESQVSSAVDHVQSGNTALQKAKKLQKNSRKWMCIAIIILLIIVAIIVVAVIKPWSSNKGA, encoded by the exons ATGAACGACCTATTAGGG GGTTCTTTTGAGCTCCCTCGGGATCAAAGCTCCAGAGGTGGAGATATTGAGTTAGGAGCGCAAATGAATTCTGGAGAACTTGGCTtggaaaatttctttaaaaag GTTCAAGATATTGACAAAGAATATGAGAAGTTGGAGAAACTACTCAAAAAGCTACAG GGTGCACATGAGGAGTCAAAGTCTGTAACCAAGGCTCCTGCCATGAAAG caATCAAGAAGCGAATGGAGAAAGATGTTGATGAAGTTGGGAAAATTTCTCGTTTCATAAAGTCGAAGATTGAAGAACTGGATAGAGAG AATTTAACAAGTAGGCAGAAGCCTGGCTGTGGAAAAGGAACAGGAGTAGATCGATCAAGAACAGCAACAACTCT TGGCTTGAAAAAGAAGTTCAAAGACAAAATGGGTGAATTTCAG GTTCTAAGGGAAAACATCCATCAAGAGTATCGAGAGGTGGTGGAGAGGCGAGTTTATACAG TAACCGGCAAAAGGGCTGATGAAGAG ACAATTGACCAATTGATTGAGACCGGGGACAGTGAACAGATATTCCAGAAAGCAATCCAAGAACAAGGTCGAGGCCAG ATAATGGACACTCTGGCTGAAATTCAAGAACGCCATGATGCCGTTAGAGATTTGGAAAGGAAGCTTCTTGAGTTACAACAG ATCTTTCTGGATATGGCGGTGTTGGTAGATGCACAGGGAGACATGCTGGACAATATAGAATCTCAG GTGTCAAGTGCTGTAGATCACGTGCAGTCAGGCAATACTGCCCTCCAAAAGGCGAAAAAGCTACAGAAGAACTCCAGGAAATGGATGTGCATTGCCATCATCATCCTTCTCATCATTGTTGCAATCATAGTTGTTGCGGTAATCAAGCCATGGAGTAGCAACAAAGGTGCTTAG
- the LOC102626107 gene encoding protein EMBRYO SAC DEVELOPMENT ARREST 30 isoform X2 → MVFKSKIKWVALFVLALSMGSLLVHLSITKFSAAGLVQYSPLAALRQDFGSLIGTQGSRSKKLWGNVKAFESLQPYANPRTNYPAPNEENNGFIYAKVFGGFEKIRSSICDLVTISRLLNATLVIPEIQESLRSKGISYKFKSFSYLYNEEQFIASLARDVIIVKSLPENLKAARKRNEFPTFKPKVSTSPNYYIQEVLPKLKRTQVIGLILTDGGCLQSILPPSMSELQRLRCRVAFHALQFRPEIEILGRLMVERLRAWGQPFLAYHPGLVRETLAYHGCAELFQDVHTELIQYQRAQMIRQGIVNEELSVDSHLRRDNGSCPLMPEEVGILLRAMGYPPKTIIYLAGSETFGGQRVLIPLRAMFSNLVDRTSLCSQKEFSDLIGPETSLPRDLFQPPPAKSEKQLKEEWNKAGPRPRPLPPPPDRPIYLHEKEGWYGWITESDTEPSPSAMDLRNQAHRLLWDALDYIVSVEADAFFPGFHNDGSKWPDFASLVMGQRLYESAASRTYRPDRKLLAELFNITRENMYHPKHNWTVSVKEHLNRSLDENGFIRQSLFSKPVSFLSHPLPECSCRTSSATVPNELKGKGGRFLYGGEDECPKWIQRGQEAGSLELAGGKTDESESSDYDELPESDDGDSKNGTTLVFDRDEEWDPND, encoded by the exons ATGGTTTTTAAATCTAAGATCAAATGGGTAGCTTTATTCGTGCTGGCTTTGTCGATGGGATCTCTTTTGGTGCATCTTTCTATCACAAAGTTTTCGGCAGCGGGATTGGTTCAGTACAGTCCATTGGCTGCCCTTCGCCAGGATTTTGGTTCTTTGATTGGTACCCAG GGCAGTAGGAGCAAAAAGTTGTGGGGGAATGTGAAGGCTTTCGAGTCCTTGCAACCTTATGCAAATCCTAGGACCAACTATCCTG CTCCAAATGAAGAGAACAATGGTTTCATCTATGCAAAAGTTTTTGGTGGCTTTGAGAAGATAAGATCTTCG ATCTGTGATCTTGTCACCATATCCAGGCTTTTAAATGCTACACTTGTCATTCCAGAGATTCAAGAAAGTCTTCGCTCAAAGGGAATCAG TTACAAGTTCAAGAGTTTTTCCTATCTTTACAATGAGGAGCAATTCATAGCATCACTCGCTAGAGATGTGATTATCGTGAAGAGTCTCCCTGAAAATTTGAAGGCAGCAAGGAAGAGGAATGAGTTCCCAACGTTTAAGCCCAAAGTTTCCACTTCTCCAAATTATTATATCCAAGAAGTTTTACCAAAATTAAAGAGAACACAAGTTATTGGGTTGATTCTTACTGATGGAGGATGCCTGCAG TCAATTCTTCCACCTAGCATGTCTGAGCTTCAGAGGCTTAGATGCAGGGTTGCCTTCCATGCACTCCAGTTTCGTCCTGAAATTGAGATTCTTGGCAGGCTGATGGTGGAGAG GTTACGAGCATGGGGCCAACCTTTTCTAGCTTATCATCCTGGCTTGGTGAGAGAAACCTTGGCATATCATGGTTGTGCAGAACTCTTCCAG GATGTTCACACTGAACTCATACAATATCAAAGGGCACAGATGATCAGACAAGGAATTGTTAATGAAGAACTAAGTGTTGACTCACACTTGCGTAGAGATAATGGTTCATGCCCCCTAATGCCTGAAGAA GTTGGAATTCTACTTCGAGCAATGGGCTATCCTCCTAAAACAATTATATACCTTGCAGGTTCTGAAACTTTTGGCGGTCAACGTGTTCTAATCCCTCTACGAGCCATGTTTTCCAATTTAGTGGATCGCACTTCCTTGTGCAGCCAGAAAGAGTTTTCTGACCTCATTGGTCCTGAAACATCTCTACCTCGAGATCTTTTCCAACCACCTCCTGCCAAAAGTGAGAAACAACTTAAAGAAGAGTGGAATAAGGCTGGTCCTCGGCCTCGGCCCCTTCCACCACCTCCCGATAGACCCATTTATCTACATGAAAAGGAAGGTTGGTATGGTTGGATCACTGAGAGTGACACAGAACCAAGTCCTTCGGCCATGGATCTGAGGAATCAAGCCCACAGGTTGCTCTGGGATGCTCTTGATTATATAGTCTCAGTGGAAGCTGACGCATTCTTTCCTGGTTTTCACAACGATGGAAGTAAATGGCCTGATTTCGCAAGCTTGGTCATGGGACAGCGACTTTATGAGAGTGCTGCTTCTAGAACATATCGACCAGACAG AAAACTTCTTGCGGAACTTTTTAACATTACTCGTGAAAATATGTACCATCCGAAGCATAACTGGACGGTTTCAGTGAAAGAACATCTGAATAGAAGCTTGGATGAGAATGGGTTTATTAGGCAATCCCTGTTTTCGAAACCAGTCTCATTCCTTTCGCACCCTCTTCCTGAATGTTCCTGTAGAACTTCATCTGCAACGGTTCCAAATGAATTAAAAGGTAAGGGTGGGCGATTCTTGTATGGAGGTGAAGATGAGTGCCCCAAATGGATACAGCGTGGGCAGGAAGCTGGTTCGTTGGAGTTAGCAGGTGGAAAAACTGATGAGAGTGAATCATCAGACTATGATGAACTGCCAGAATCTGATGATGGTGACAGCAAAAATGGTACAACTTTAGTCTTTGATCGAGATGAGGAATGGGATCCTAATGACTAG
- the LOC102625628 gene encoding probable glycosyltransferase At5g03795 isoform X2 has protein sequence MFRWKLMNLETSGFYASGNSVNKEVFHDRDIFLEDYKQMNRSFRVYVYPHRRNDPFANVLLPVDFEPRGNYASESYFKKAFMKSHFVTKDPSKADLFFLPFSIARMRHDRRIGTEGIPDFISHYIFNISQKYPYWNRTGGADHFYVACHSIGRSAMQKAWEVKLNAIQVVCSSSYFISGHIAHKDVSLPQIWPRQEDPPKLGSSKRNKLAFFAGAVNSPVREKLLQVWRNDSEIYAHSGRLKTPYADELLGSKFCLHVKGFEVNTARIADSLYYGCVPVIIANHYDLPFADVLNWKSFSIVVATLDIPLLKKILKGISSEEYLLLQSYVLKVRKHFQWHVFPSDYDAFYMVMYELWLRRSSVRVQWSTSLDSNW, from the exons ATGTTCCGATGGAAGCTAATG AATCTGGAAACTTCTGGTTTTTATGCTTCAGGAAACAGTGTGAATAAGGAGGTGTTCCATGACAGAGATATCTTTTTGGAAGATTATAAACAAATGAATAGGAGCTTTAGGGTATATGTTTATCCTCATCGTCGAAATGATCCTTTTGCAAATGTACTCTTGCCTGTGGATTTTGAACCCCGTGGTAATTATGCTAGTGAAAGTTACTTTAAGAAGGCTTTCATGAAGAGCCATTTTGTCACGAAGGATCCATCCAAAGCAGATCTTTTCTTCTTGCCTTTCTCCATTGCAAGGATGCGGCATGATCGTAGAATTGGTACAGAGGGTATTCCAGATTTTATCAGTCATTACATCTTCAATATTAGTCAGAAGTACCCTTATTGGAATCGGACTGGTGGGGCTGATCATTTTTATGTTGCTTGTCATTCCATTGGAAGGTCTGCCATGCAAAAAGCATGGGAAGTGAAACTCAATGCCATCCAAGTTGTGTGCTCGTCAAGCTATTTTATATCAGGACACATAGCTCATAAGGATGTCTCTTTGCCTCAAATTTGGCCAAGACAAGAAGATCCCCCAAAGCTTGGTTCGTCAAAAAG GAATAAGCTTGCCTTTTTTGCTGGAGCTGTCAACTCCCCAGTACGCGAGAAGCTTCTTCAAGTTTGGAGAAATGACTCTGAGATTTATGCGCACTCTGGTCGGCTCAAAACACCCTATGCTGATGAGCTACTTGGAAGCAAGTTTTGTCTGCATGTCAAGGGCTTTGAAGTGAACACAGCTCGTATAGCAGATTCACTGTATTATGGTTGCGTTCCTGTGATTATTGCAAACCACTACGATCTTCCATTCGCTGACGTACTAAATTGGAAGAGCTTCTCTATTGTTGTGGCCACTTTAGATATCCCATTACTGAAGAAAATTCTGAAAGGGATCAGCTCGGAAGAATATTTATTGTTACAAAGCTACGTGTTAAAGGTGCGAAAACATTTCCAATGGCATGTTTTCCCCAGTGATTACGATGCTTTTTACATGGTTATGTATGAGTTGTGGCTTCGGCGAAGTTCTGTCAGAGTTCAATGGAGTACTTCCCTTGATTCCAATTGGTAA